A part of Acomys russatus chromosome 21, mAcoRus1.1, whole genome shotgun sequence genomic DNA contains:
- the Rps12 gene encoding 40S ribosomal protein S12, with translation MAEEGIAAGGVMDVNTALQEVLKTALIHDGLARGIREAAKALDKRQAHLCVLASNCDEPMYVKLVEALCAEHQINLIKVDDNKKLGEWVGLCKIDREGKPRKVVGCSCVVVKDYGKESQAKDVIEEYFKCKK, from the exons ATGGCCGAGGAAGG CATTGCTGCTGGAGGTGTAATGGACGTCAacactgctcttcaagaggtgcTGAAGACCGCCCTCATCCACGATGGCCTAGCACGTGGCATACGCGAAGCTGCCAAAGCCTTAGACAA GCGCCAGGCCCACCTTTGTGTGCTGGCATCCAACTGCGATGAGCCCATGTACGTCAAGCTGGTGGAGGCTCTGTGTGCTGAGCACCAGATCAACCTGATTAAG GTTGATGACAACAAGAAACTGGGGGAATGGGTAGGCCTCTGTAAAATCGATCGAGAGGGAAAGCCACGGAAAGTGGTTGGTTGCAGTTGTGTCGTGGTTAAG gactatgGCAAAGAATCTCAGGCCAAGGATGTCATCGAGGAGTACTTCAAAtgcaagaaatga